The Capsicum annuum cultivar UCD-10X-F1 chromosome 3, UCD10Xv1.1, whole genome shotgun sequence genomic sequence TATGCTACTTGTCAAACTAATACACCTTTCTTTCGTAACCAAAACTTAGTATAGTACTTTTTGTCATACTGCCAAAATTAGCTTATTTTGAGAAGTACATGTAACTAGGATTGTGGTGGATCATGGATGGATAGGATATCGAGCTATgagaatggaaaaaaattatgGTAGGAAGCGCTTCCCCCTTTATAATGACCTTATGCGGCAGTGACTTTTTCCCACATGTCGATTCTTACTATGATCATAGGAATAGAGAACAGAGTCACGTCCAATGAAATTAAGTCCCTTTCATTTTTGTGTCTTAATTTGTACAATTCATTTTCTAATGAAGGAAGTAGCTACTTGTACGTGCACATTACAACATAAGGGAAAAACCGAAAAGATGTTGTTTGGTACCATAAATGAAGATAATAACAATAGGATTAAGCTAAGAGCCAAAAATCCTTGTGACGTTTAGTAGTAATGAGATATCCTCCATACTTCCTGCTCTTCCTTCTTACTGCAATTGTCAAGCACTTTGCATTATGAATACAGTGTTCCACAACTTTGTTTTTCGACTTTTTCCCTGACCACATCCTGCGTAAGCGCCACATTATGGATCTTTTTCTTTGTCCCAGTACCAGTAATGACACTTTTCTCTGCTTGGCTGCTTCAACTATTACAGGGCCTTTTTCTTTGGCTTCTTGCACTGCTATCTCCACTTGCAACTGCTAACACATAAATCATCACACTTAAAATACGAGGCGGATTTAGGATTGGTTTTGTGGGTTCAACTGAATGCATCGCTTTTGACTCTCCATCAAGTATACatgttcaaaagaaaaataataatatgctCTTTGAACGAATACACTCTTAAGCCACAGGAAGAGTATCGCTCTATCTATTCGAAGATCCAGAATAGCCTTTCTTTATTGACTTAAAATTTTGACTTAGCCTTTAATGAACATCCAGATTGAACTCAAATGCAATTTGTTCATGAcatttctctctccctctctctgacacacacacacaaacacacacacaaaaaaaaaaaagattgaataactaaataatgatacaaattgTTAAGCAGCAAgtaaacacatgctaacatgaaGCCAAAAAAGTAGGGAGTGTTATTTACTTGTCATGTTGAAGTATTGCCTagagaagaagattattttaccTACTAAAGACTTAGCGAATTGGCTTCATTAGGTCAACCAGAAATACTTGACAGCACTCTTTGGTTAGGTCTCTTTGTAAATTTCCATGTGATTTGGTACGGACAATATTTGGACCGACACTATACAATGCATTTAACTATTCTCCCATTCAATTATCTTACTTGGCCATTGACTTTATACAGCATTCTTAGGTGAAAACAATAGTTTTATAATAGTAGCTTCATTGAACAATCAATCAAACGCAAATGCAGAGAACTTACCCCTGGTCTCTTTGTTTGGCAGAGAGTTTTCATGGAGTAAAGAAGTTCGCAGGCTTTCTGATTATTTTCACCTATAcaagttgaaaaaaatagtggGACATTAGTAATAATGAAAGAAATATGGTGATTCTTGGGTAAAAGAAAGAGTACTACTCTCCTTGTTTCATTTCATGTGTCTTAATTTGATTGAAAGTGATGCTTAATAAAGTAAAAAAGACTTAAATCCATTGTTCTTGAACCAAAGATGTGTATAATTTATCACTCGATCCGATCTTAAATTGTGAGATCTTAAAATATCACATGGAATATTGAGTTAACAAGTTATTAAACAGAGAGATACGTAAAAGTTTTACCTTGTTGAGAGGGCTTGACTACAGAGAGAAGAACAATGGTGTCCTGGTTTTGAACAGTATGTGTAAGTGCCCATTGTAGAGCATTTTTGGCTTCAAGACTGGCATCAACAAGAACCATGACTCTATTGTTAATCCCATTTTCAGAATCCGTCTTAGACGATTCATCGGTATTGTAGTTCATCTCAACGCTGTTTTTGCTGGAAAATTCAGACTTGTTGTCATCGGATTTGATCAAATCAAGTGCCTTCTTGTACATCTGAGAAGGCGAATGGACTGCAGTTCGATTCATACAGAATCCTGGTAATTTTACACGGACACGCATCATGGTTTAATACAACTTTGTTCGAAAATGACCAAGGAAAAAAGGGAAATTGGTGGTATTTTTGGAAGAGTATCAATTCGTATATGTGAATGGCATTATGATGTTGAATGGGCGGGAGAGAAAGATGTGAACTTATATATGTTGTGACAAAAGTTTAGTGGCTTAAAAGGTCAATGCCAAATCGTTGTCTTGAGCGTTGTTTTTATCTTGGATTTTCTAAAGTAGTGGATGTGGGGTTCTTGGTGCTTTGACGTGCTTAGCATGAAGTTTTAGTAGACCCATACTGACTAATTGTTGAATTAAATGTCAATAAGTAGTAGCGTATGTATGTTTACATTTTTGTTAGCCATTTATTCGAAAAGTAAGAAAGTGAACACCTAACATTTTTGTTAACCAATTGGGGGTCGTTTAGTTGCTAGTCTAAAAGTGAGTTATTTGTGTATATACTACTAAGATAAGTGTTAAGTATGAGGTTTGATTGTAGTTGCCTATAAAATTCAATACATCAAATATGGTGTTTTTTTCCATGTTTACAATTGCACATTTCTAAATAAGTGCTTCTTTTGGCTTCATCACACCCTTTAATAAATTACTcacttctaaaaaataaaagataattttatcaatttaaccctaattaaatttatttgtttCTAAGTTaacattgattattatatttaaactcaaaaaaaattatcatcaaagTATTCTTGAAGGCTTAAACTTATATTTACTTTAAGAATAAAATTACAACCCCAAAAGGATACTTATAAAGGAATGAAGAGAGTATAagatatatttaatattattttattcaggTAAAAGATGAAATAACTAAACTTTCAATAATTAATCCCTCCATAACTTTAACTGGCAACAAACGACCCTTCGAGAAATAGGGATCCATTCATAGAGTGGCTAATGTCATTTAATCTGACAAAATTGATCTTCAAATGGGAAAATAATTCTCTCTTTTTATGAAAcatactttatatttttctttcagaaaaaaaaaacaaaagtaatttagtaatatattgattttaaaatttgaatatgatAACAAAATcaggttaaaaattctaacaatATTATAATTAGAGAAATGATAATAAGAACTTCTGAGGTGAAAACGTCACCATTGCAAAGCAAAAAATTGgaatactgaaaattgaaattataaaccGTTGTAATATTCGTGTGATACGGTGAATAACTTCTTCATATTTGATTTGTAATGCAAGTTTATTGGTTTTCCAAATTATTACTAATTTAAAAGGTATTCGAAATTTTGACGAATCTTTTTGTAACGTTAGATGTTGGAATAAAGATTCTATTTTTTAATCATCTGGCAACGGCGTGAGGGGCTGTTTGCTTAGCCTTAAGAGAAAAACGTGGGCAGGATTTTGTGGTTGGAATCACAAGATTACAATTAAttgttttttctctattttatatcTGGTACAAATCTGTGGATGATGATTTAGGaacatatataattaaacattttCTGTTCAATTTCCTTCCTTCCATAATTAAAAGAAACAATTTTAATATCAAATGCATTGCCAAATACTGCAATCACTAAATAAAAAAGAGATTAGATTGAAATTAGATACGACGTTTGTCACGAATAAAGTTGTTATCATGTGATTCGGAAGTCACATTCAAGTTGTAGAAATAATTTTTTGCAGAAATACAAGGTACCACTGCATACAAGGTACCCTTGTGATTTGACCCTTATCTGAATTCTGAGCATAATGTATTGGATTGTCCAACAAATCTCGTCTCTAATCCATCGATAAATTACTCATAACTAACATAATTCATTGATAATTCTTCGTTAATCtatcatcaaataaaattaatggGAAATTTTGTTGTTTAGCTATAAAATTTATGGTCGTTAATTGTACTTTTAGTAGTGTATGGATGGAAATTTGGTAGAGCCCCACGTATAATCAGTCTGTTggatttataaaccaaaaaaaaaaaaaaggaggaagaGGAAAGTCAACTTTATTTGCAAGCTGTAGTATATTAAATAGTGTTCATTCTATTTTCCAAGAAATTGTAGTCTTAGTTCCAATAATGTCAACCTTTAAATCTCTAGTCTGTCCGACCACATAAGCCTACATTGATTGTATTTTTTGTTTGGATTAGGAAATTTGGTTCTTGCAATTTGGCAAAATTCCATCATCTAATGTTTCAATCAGGACTTGCATGCATTTCTCACTGTCTTGTTTGTGTCCAATACCTAAATGCCCCAACTCCCAACCACCCACCCAACCACcttttagaaaattataaaattagatTCTCAATTTGGTTGGGTAATGTTATGATATGATATTCAAAGTTGAGATGCAATATAATGAAAGAGAATAGCTTGTGGGTAGGGGTTTACAGACCAAATCGTTAAGTCAAATCAAACCGACAAACCAAATTaaatcgagaaaaaaaatcgacttatggtttagtttgattggtttggagttagaaaaaaaaattgaccattCTTGGATTGGTTTGgttttaacaaaaaaaagttaaaccgaacccgaatcaaatcgacataatatatatatatatatatatatatatatattcaaactttttttatacataaaatattaattataatctactttttaaatactttttcaactagttttagtaattttcaataatttgaaagtagaagtagatatgtaTTTAGATTTGGGTTTTTAAGTTGTACTATTTGttcattaattgctaattaaataatcaaaaatttaatataaacttaaaacctaaacttttcactcttcatctcactttttagtttcaagagagttttccgcttctatttttttcataattatgggtTTTCATTAGCAcgtgagtgaaaacatatttgatctagttttcgatcacaatataattgtaaaaactaaagattataaaaaaaaaaaaaacgaaaaaccCGAAAAAACCGActaaacctaaaccgaaaaaatcaattttatatcggtttgatttgatttatagttttaataaaccgaatgattggtttaatttatttattttttaataaaatcgaaccaacctgacctatgtacacccctacttgTGGGAATACTATTGTATATGCAAATGACTGCACATAATATGCcctatattaaaaaattttgatgtcatattttaAGGAGATTtacatgtatatattttttttttttgaataactcGATGAAGCAAACAGTTATTTACATTGATGATAGAGTAAGAATGTCTTTGTCCCATCGAAGATGTGATGATCAATTGTTGGTCACAAAAATTCCATTTTCATAGGTAATTAAGTCAATATTTCATAGGAGGAAAAAAGGGGGAGATCCAAGAAGTCTTAAGTGGATTAATTTGGACTGGCCACGGACCATTTTGGACAAAATACTATGTAGGAGTCAATTTCATTATGATAAAATCCTTAATGGATTAGTCAATATTACGAATGGTAAATATTCTGGAAGCATGAAAAATTTCTTGCGCCCTTCATGGCTAAATTGAGAATATATTCCTCCCATCACTGAGcctagaatttaaaaaaaaataaaaattaaaacactATTTAGAACCAATCTTAAATTATTAGAGTCACAACTAGCAATTCTATATCTACCGATAGATAAAAtgatccaattttttttattctatcataATGAAAGGGCTATATAACAGAAAGCATGCCTTCTATATTTTGTTAATTATCATGTGAAGAAGAAAGTATCTATGTACATGCCCTCCTCTTCGATAATAAATAACATTCTTAATTTTTAAACTCATGTTTGATGTTCCTCATTGATATATTATATGGtgccccaaaaaagaaaaaagaaaaaaagttcgTCCACCGCCTGTCCAACATCTGTGGTCTTTTTGAGGAATTAATTAAAGCCTTTTTTAAATCTATGCTAACTATCGACGTGCACGCACACATTATAGACATGAATCTGctaaattagtatttttattacTTCACTGTTTGATGCCACGTaactaaatatatttaaaattaaagtacAGAAGCATTCTGACAGGAAATGTACCTCTCATGAAGGCAACGAAATTTAATAACCAGTACTATACATATAAGAACCTAATTCACATATTACTATTTAAATAAAACAATGAAAGCCACATTCGAGTCACTATAACGATAGAAAGTAATGGACTTGGCTCCTCTCCAGTGCTAAATCTCTTCAGTTTATTCATTACATCCTTAAAATCATGACAAGTGTCCCCATATTAATCTAAggattcaaatttatttaattaactaaaaGGGATTAACTACAGTAAACATTTCTCTTCTCACCTTTAAAAAATCTTCCTTTTCTCCCAAATCACAAATCTTTCCAGAATATTCATCAACTTCGCAGTCATTTGCTACAGTGAAAAAAAATCATCTctaattttcttccatttctcgGCATTCCCCCATTACTGTTTTTTTCATTCTTTACATGTTAAAAAATGCCTTTAgattcttttcttcttcatcatatttaattttgCCATTTTCACACATTCCTTATCTTTGGCTCAGTTGTATCTCGAAACAAATATAGAAGATTATATAGATCTTGGAAAATCCAACTTAACATGGATGAAAGTGAGGTACGAAGGAGgtatttcaagaaaaatcaaatttgGGAGAAATCAGGACTCATTATCCGAGTCGTTCCATAAGAGTGACGAAAAAAACTATCATAAAATACCACTCCACATATAAATTGAAACTAAAGTTCCTGAGAAGAGAAGGTAAAAGCATCAATTGGGTAATACATTCTGGGAAATATCAATTAAAAATTGTGAGAGAAATAGTAAAGACATCAATTGAAAAATTATCAATTACTATAGGTAAAATATTTTGAAGACCCAATTGTAAATATCACAAACAAAGCCCAGTATCTATAGTTGCAAATGAATTTGGAGAAACTTATACTGGTAATGATGAGATTGATTTTTGTTGAGTTttaaataagtgaaaaaatagAGATGTTTACTTCAATCTAATGgcagagaagaaaagaaatcatcATTTGGAGTGagagaaatatttaccatgattaAATTTCTTTAGTTAATCCAACAAATTTGAACCTTCGGATTAAGATGAGGACACTTGTTATAATTTTGAAAGGGTAATGGACGGAGGAGAGCCGTGCCCGAAATTAATAAACAATCAGGCTGGGTGCAGGAAGTTTGCGGGACTGAGAGAAGGGCCAGACGGGTCATTTGGTTGGAAAAGAGATattccaaaattaattaattttggaattAGTTATTTCAGAATTAGTTATTTCCTTCCATCACTATAGTATAAATGGTGTAATAAATAATGTTggtactaactaatacctcacaccaaatatTAGATAATAGTCTTTCATTTTATGACGAgactatttatcccttatacctcacaccaaactaCAAGTCTATTATATACAAGCTTACCCTATATTTCTGTAAGTTGTTTTTGAATCATGCGATCAACTTTACTAGCTATGTCAAGGCTCTTCTTTAGGAAATAAATACTAAAGTACTACTAGTAGTTGTTAAAAAAGAGACATTACAAGTCATGAGGATGCATGATATAGTAGTGAAATTATATTTGTTAACAGCGACACAGCAGCCATATGTATACGCAATTAATTAGATATGAAAGTTGTGTTTTGTCTAATACGtaacatacatatacatattctatctAATTAGTAGATAACAAAACATAGCATATTAGTATTGTCCCCTTGCTTATACTTGATAAGTTTTATCCGTTGAGATGGCGAAGCATCCATGGCGGCATCACAGCAGCGTTTTGTTGTTGCTGCCGCGATgatccttcaacttctccatTGTCTCCTGCAGTTGGATATACTTCCCTGCAATTTTTACGCGTCCAATCAAATGCCTAATCAGTCATCTCTCCAACAGAAGACTTTTATGCTACATGAATTATCTTTAGTTCATGAATATAATCTTGTTTTGTACatgaacatatatatattagTGGGGGCATGATTGGTATGTGGCTACAAAAAGATTTTGTTCAGTCGCACTAAAGAATCATTTGTGCACCTTATATATACGATTCAATGTACCTACCAGACCTTTTTGAATGAAGGTGTTGATCAAAATATATATACCTCATATTTAGAATATACACGCAGTACAggcacacacatatacatatgtatatatacttgaGGTTACCTGGGCATCTAGGTCTACCTCTCTGAGGATAAAATGAAAGTATAACGGAGAGCACTGTTAAAATAATTGGGGGACAAAGAAAGTACCCTAGGTGATTGTTGTTAAAGGGATGTGGCAGACCAAATGAAGATGAGTTGAGATGGTCATGGTTCTGTTGCTCCCACGGAGTATGCTGCTGGGCCAGCTGTTTCTCCCTTTCCTTCATCTGTTCAACCAAGACCTCTAAAAGTTCTTAAGCAATGTGGAGTGACATATCTAAACAATTTACAGAAAATTAAGTAATTTCTACCTGCTTTGAAAGATTGTTGTTTTGTTCTTGCAATGCCTTGTCCTGTGCCATGCAAAAATGAAATTACAGCTAGAAGCAACTTGATCTATTATGCATGTAACAAAAATTTCCCTGCTTCTTCTAGTACAAAAATTGGGTATTTGATTATAAcactagatttttttatttttttttatttttttaaattaacccAGAGATTCGGGTTGTGTTGTATTAGCCAAAAAAGAGCAGAGGGGGGCTAGACGTGACCTCAATACAACACTAAGCCTAGGTGAAACCAACACCCACAAAAGACTAGAAGGCTTACAAAATCAACTAGTACCTTCTAGGAGATGAAACAAACATGAAACTAACTTACAAAGAAATTAGCTCTATCATATTTACATCTAATGCTTGGTAGTTGCCATTTATCTAGCAAGAAAGCTCCTCTAGCTTGTCTCGGAAGAATGTTGTAATAGTGAGTGATGAGAGTTTGGTTTGAGTTGGAGGCCATTTTAGCTAAGAAGTCTGCTGCTTGATTTCCTTCTCTATAATAGTGTCGTACTTGCATCTGGACTTTGTTTTTGATGTTGTTGATAGAGTCTATCATCGGTTTAAGCTTCATATTGGTTACCCCACTGTTGTTGAGCATGTTAACTAAGTCCATAGAGTCGAGTTCTAGAGTAAAATTGGTATGCCCGAATTGATAGCACCATTTTACGCCAAACTCGCCCGCCATGGCTTGCTGCTACTGGAATAGATAGGAATAGAGAATGCCATTGACTTCTGgcttaaagacaaattctatagagtggcagttcattcggccatgctgtatggagcatGAGTGTTGGCCAGTaaagaactctcacatccaaaagttgaaggtggcagagataAAGATGTTGTGTTGGATGCATGGACTTACTAGAGGAGATAGGATTAGGAacgagactattcgggagaaggtaggAGTGACTTCGGTAgaagacaagatgcgggaagtgaggttgagatggcttgggcatatgatgagaaggggcacTGATGcctcagttcgtaggtgtgagaggttggctatggaCGGTTTCAGATGGGATAGAGGTTGGacgaagaaatactgaagggagGTGACTAGGCATGACATGAAGCAGTCACAACTTACCGGGACCATGGCCCTAGATAAAAGGTATGAAGGACAAGAATTAGGTTAAAGGAGCAGTTCATGGAAGTGAGTGGCAGCTAGTAGATAGGATTGCTTTGGTGTAGCCATGCTAGTTGTCGTAGGACTATGCTCATAGGTTGGAGTTTCTTGTTTGGAGGGTTTGGGTGAGGTGTATAGTAGAATTTTTTGGatgtcttatttctgttatttcatcttgtttttgTTTTAAACCGGCTTTGATTATTGTCTTTATTGTCCTGAGccgggatctatcggaaacaacctctctacttcttcgaaggtaaTAGTATGGATTGCGTATATTTTGCTCTTCCCATacccccactatgtgggaatatatatTTTGCTCTTCCCATacccccactatgtgggaatacaccggatatgttgttgttgttatgattGGATTCTGACATTGATACAAAGCAAGTCTATATGAAAGGGATAGGAAAAGACTTCATATGATACACAAAGTTATTATGGAATACGACTGAGGACTTGAATTTTTTTGCCAAAGTCCCTTGCTAGAAGGAAACCGAACCTTCAGTGTGGTATTAAGAGTGTCCCatgttggaaccttgaagttttgatgaatgacaatatgaatgcaataagttgaatttgattcaaacacttgatgataagggaaagcaagttaagttgaaaaaggagtcctatgtgaAGGAGTTTTACTTCTAAACTTATCCTTTAAGAGTCCAATGTGttgaaggagaaagattctgaaaattgaagaattcaaaagagttggagttttactacaacactaaggagacaagagttggaattgaagaaggagtctcacttgaaatAGAACAGgagagttttgattaaaggaggagtttaaaataaagaatgactctttggagagctgtgcttaaatagaaaatGCATCATTCAGAGTAATTCACGCACTTAAAAAAGCAGAAAAGCTCAATCgatagattgacttcacgaagtgctactcaatcactgaagaaacacgttgaagaacctggtcctcagtacagaattcagctaagagttttagcgttgattttcAGAGTTGctcattgtgtttgagctattcatgtaatattagtttcagtgtgttataaactgaattaggagctaaTCTTCGAGTTGGGGAacactcagagactttgggaacacataccttgggaggtgtgtgtagttaggaattaaagtttataattcctagttattgagatatagggattagagtttataattcctagttgttgagttataggaattagagtttataattcctattNNNNNNNNNNNNNNNNNNNNNNNNNNNNNNNNNNNNNNNNNNNNNNNNNNNNNNNNNNNNNNNNNNNNNNNNNNNNNNNNNNNNNNNNNNNNNNNNNNNNgtgtgttataaactgaattaggagctagtcttcgagttggggaacACTCGgagactttgggaacacataccttgggaggtgtgtgtagttaggaattaaagtttataattcctagttattgagttatagggattagagtttataattcctagttgttgagttataggaattagagtttataattcctatttgttggttacaagagttttgtaatcagtcgttgttgaggctcagaattttttagtaaagttggggttaaatcctgtagaggtgcaggtcgtattttttacaccttttgagccgggtgttttccacgtaaaaattattggtttctttactttctgtttactgcttccttgaaacacgTCAGGCAACATGTTCCATGGATAAGCAAAAGTTAGGCGAAAAAGAAAATCcgtagggcacgaattcttaacacTACTACCAATTATCAAGCTGCTTTACAAGAATTGATGCTATTCGCTAGCTAATGACTAGTGGTGGGCTACTGACACTTGGAAGCAATGAAGTGTGAAGAGTCGCACATCGGCCCTTGAAAAGGATGGGTCTCTTTATTATGGTTTGATCAATTCTCACCTATAATTAAACTAGCTTTTGGGATTGTGTTGCGCCCAAAATCTATTTGATTACATAACGTTACACTTTTACAGTGACGCATGTAGCCGATAATATTGCTGACAATTGCATttcaaagaaatcaagaaaatgactCTCGAAAAGGGATAAGCTTCGTACCTTCTTTTGCAGCTCAGAAATGGATTCATGCATCAATTGGTTCTACAGGAAAAAAGTCTTCTGTTCAAAATGTTTCTTAAACCAAATGAACGTATATACATAAGTATACAACTACATGACTCCCTGTTATACCTTTCTTGATCGAATGTGCTTAAGAGCAGAATCGAGTTGCTGCTCCAGATTCTGAAGCTCTTTCATACTCAATGAGTCCAAGTCTTCTCCCGCATAATGCCTATAATAATCATATATACGTCAGTAGGAAATATTAGATACAGAGATATCAAGTTTGTGACGCCCCAACCTTAGCCCAAGGTGGACCAGCTCTATATAAACTGTACCACCTGTATATATGACCTAATATACAACAACCTTGTTAATGTATGAAAGCTATAACAGATGCTTCCCGACATGGAATCCAACATAACATGTATACAAATGGAAAAAGAGCCAGTATAGGCCTATAACATACGTCTGACATAACAGCAGCAAAGTTACCAGGGTTGATTTAACAACTGTAGATATATACTATGACATACCATatagtctatgaagcctctacaatGTCCAACAACTGTAATACTGTCGAACCATGCATGCATGTAGCTATAGTACTTGAGCACTGTAGGAAATGAATGTGTACCTTTGGTTTCTTTGCAAAACCTCAAGCCTGGCCTTAAGCTTAGCATGTTCCAAAGTCCAACTCCCCTGCAAAAGGTTAAGTTTTTTCAAAGATTTGATCAACCAAGTCCTCTGGGAAGCAAATTATAACATTTAAGCAAAGACGACATTAATTTGGCATACCGGGGTTTCGACATCAGTTGCATTAAGCTGCCTCTCAGCATATGAGTACCTTTCATACCTCTCAAGAATCCTTTCCATGCTGACAAGATAGGGGCCAATAATCAAGATAAGGCCATCAaattcgatatatatatatatatatatatattggtaagTAATCTAACTTGTGATTTTTGACTTATAAGCAATAAGTTATAAGCCCATCCATACAGGCTCTTAATTAGTTTTCATCTTGTAAAGAGGTTGACGCCTTAActataaatacttaatttttaaGCAACGTGAAAAGAAACAAGTTGTAATGTTCCTAATTAGTTGTGAAGTTTGTGCGCGTCCAGTCGTCTAGTTTCACTGTATTAGAAATCGACTTAATATAACTtacattatttcttatttaaaaaGAACTTTGTATGATATACTTCTGAGAAACATTGGAAGTAATGGTGAATTTGGCACTTTGTAAAACTAGATACGTCCAAATATACCCATGACAAGTATAAGTGCATAAAGCAAGACCTAGAAACATTGCTAGAGAGAGTGATCGATGCCTACTCTTACTACAATTGCAATGTCCAGTTCTCCCCCAGTGTTGCCACTGTTCATATGCTGGTAAATTAACGAGCCACATCTATATATCATCCATTCGGACACGATTCACCACCTTTCTAGTTTTCCCTTATGCGT encodes the following:
- the LOC107844796 gene encoding uncharacterized protein LOC107844796, producing the protein MMRVRVKLPGFCMNRTAVHSPSQMYKKALDLIKSDDNKSEFSSKNSVEMNYNTDESSKTDSENGINNRVMVLVDASLEAKNALQWALTHTVQNQDTIVLLSVVKPSQQGENNQKACELLYSMKTLCQTKRPGLQVEIAVQEAKEKGPVIVEAAKQRKVSLLVLGQRKRSIMWRLRRMWSGKKSKNKVVEHCIHNAKCLTIAVRRKSRKYGGYLITTKRHKDFWLLA
- the FUL2 gene encoding agamous-like MADS-box protein AGL8 homolog; this encodes MGRGRVQLRRIENKINRQVTFSKRRSGLLKKAHEISVLCDAEVGLIVFSSKGKLFEYSTDSCMERILERYERYSYAERQLNATDVETPGSWTLEHAKLKARLEVLQRNQRHYAGEDLDSLSMKELQNLEQQLDSALKHIRSRKNQLMHESISELQKKDKALQEQNNNLSKQMKEREKQLAQQHTPWEQQNHDHLNSSSFGLPHPFNNNHLGEVYPTAGDNGEVEGSSRQQQQNAAVMPPWMLRHLNG